The Catellatospora citrea DNA segment AACAGGTTCTCGGTGAGCACCGCGGGCATGTTGCTCTCGCGGAGCACGTGCAGGTCGGCGCTCTTCTGCCCGCGATCGGTGACCGAGGCGATCGACCGCATCCCGGACAGCACGTTGGTGTGGACGAGGTTCTGCAGGCGGACCGTGGTCGACCCCACGCCCGGGTACCGGTAGCTTTCGAATCCGCTGCCGCCGCCGGCGTTGATGTGGATGCTCACGAAGATCGTGGCGCCCCAGGCGTTGGCGTCGTCGGTGCGGTAGGCGAGGCTGCGCGTGACATCGGTGGTGCGCGACAGGCGCACGTCGACGTTCCAGCTCGCCTTC contains these protein-coding regions:
- a CDS encoding N-acetylmuramoyl-L-alanine amidase, giving the protein MIGNSGARRRTLLAAAAGLAVAPFAAGPAFAAVPKVYLDPGHGGTDPGAVANGLQEKTLTLNMALQTRDILKASWNVDVRLSRTTDVTRSLAYRTDDANAWGATIFVSIHINAGGGSGFESYRYPGVGSTTVRLQNLVHTNVLSGMRSIASVTDRGQKSADLHVLRESNMPAVLTENLFIDTVANANLLKRADFITATARGHARGIAAFLGI